CCTCCCGTTCCTTGGGTTTCGTGAGGTGCTCTGTGGCGGGAAGCTGGCCTTGTCTCAACCAGGAGAAGATGCTTACCAGTAGCTCTTTGACCTCGGACTCCCTATCTGGGTGGATATCCATGTGGCCCGTGATTCCAATGACAAAGGGTAGGCGCGAGGGAAATGCAGCACTCATAGGCTCGGACACTGACATCCAGCCATAATCCCTGACCCTGTCTTGTCAATACACGTAAGAAAAATCATTCGAGTTTGTCCCCATTCATCCATCGATGCCAAGCCGAGCGCCGCCGCGATGGTCGATTTGCCACCAGCTGGTTCCCCTTGGCGGTAGCTTTGGACGCCCTTCACTGCATCGGGTGCGGAGAGAGGCTGCTTCCGGACGGTGGCCTTGGGCTGCGGATCTTCAAAAGCCCCGCTGTGGCAAATCGCCGCAGGGGGAACAGTTACGACCGTGAACTTAGCAAAGAGAAGGCTTCAGGCTCAGGAAAGAAGCACGTTTGTTAGGTGAGTAAGCGGTGGCGTTTGAAATCATCTGTCCATCTTGATCTCAGTGGAAGTCGAGTATGCCCTCCGCACCAAAGCCAACCTCATCGCCGCCGCCGCCTACACCTTGCAATCCAAGCTGCCCGGTGAGTTCAAGGGCAGACTGCCGACGGCGAAACAACTGGCGGATCTTGTGCGGGTGGAGAGGAGGGTGGGAAATGAGAAAACCGTTACCCAGGCTGAACCCGTCACACTAATTTGCGACCCCTCCATGCTCTTCTTTAAGTATCAGAAACCCGGTCTTCTCGAATTCAATATGCTTCGGAAAGGCGAGATCTTCTTTGCCTCCCCATCTGAGTTGAACGACCCCAACGAGTGCCGCCCTCGGTATATCCTCAAGGGAAGCGAAGATCTTTGGCAGCGTTTAGCAAAGTTCATTCTTCAAAATGTGGTTTTCCATTCGGAGCAGTTTTCAAGCCGAGGACAGGAGGCTCTGAGCAAGCTCCTGAGTGTTAGCGATCAGATTGGAACCCAACTCAAACTGGCCGTGAGCAATCGCGACCTCGGCTTGGAAGAACTGGCTGAATTATTTATCAATATCCTTGCTCCACTTGTCCCCATCGAAAAGACGTTCGATTCAGTCCACCTAGCGCGTCTGGCCAAAGAGTTCATCAACAGCAAACTCCCCATCATCGCTGCCGAAGATAGATATATCAGTTCATTCTCATTGAGTGCCACAAACCCAACAATGTGGGGCCATTACGCAGGGGCGGAGAAGGGCTTCGTGATCATCTATCAAACTGAGGACAATACTATCCATGTTCGATCTCCAATCAGGGTATTGGATGGATGCAGGCCTCTCAATGAAAGCGGTGACCACATGGAAATCGGAACCTATGACAATGACTGCCTCCAGCTTCACCGGATCCGTTATGGTGTGCGTCCGCCCACGGTGAATCTATTCCATCGCATGATTCACAGGTTTTCCTACTCGGAACAAGAGGATCATTTTGATGTGCCGGCAATTATCATGGGTGACGCAGCGCCGAAAGAAGAGGAACTTATCGGCTTAGTTAAGTATTCAGGCTGGAGGTATGAGCAGGAGTTGCGAGCTTTTTTCCCATTTCACGGCACAGCTCTTCCAGATATCCGGGTATTAAGCGCCGCAAAAAGCGTCAAAGGCTTGATATTTGGGCCCAGAATGTCCGAGGAAGACAGAGCTCGCTCGGTTCTGTGCTGCCACATCATGAAAAAATCGTTGGGTAGTTTGGCAGATCCGGCAGATGACTTCGAGCCATTAGTATTCTTTGAAGCCCGGCTACTGGTTAATCGTTTCGGCTTCGATGTGACACCCTTGGGCGTCCTCGCGGAACACTTTTCTAAGCACGGTCTTCCATTCACGCCCGTCTCCGAAACAAATCCAGCAGTCCAAGAAGTGGTGATGAAAATGGCCAAACAGATCGCAGACGGGGATTGAAAGCCACCATGCTACAATTCAGCCTCGACCATCTTATGGAAAAAGAGCCGTTACCCCAATCCTCCCTCATCCTCTACCAGACCGAGGATGGGAAGACGCGTGTTCAGTGCCGGTTTGAAGGTGAGTCGCTCTGGCTTTCCCAGGCGCTGATGGCGGAGCTGTTTCAGGTGACCGTGCCGACGGTGAATGAGCATCTCAAGGGCATCTATGCCGAGGGAGAGCTGGCCGAGGTGGCAACTATTCGGAAATTCCGAATAGTTCGAACCGAAGGCCGTCGGGATGTCACGCGTGAGATCGAACACTACAGCCTCGAAGCCATTCTGGCGGTGGGTTATCGGGTGCGGAGCCACCGGGGCACGCAGTTCCGGCAGTGGGCGACGGCGCGGTTGACGGAGTATCTGGTGAAGGGCTTCACCATGGACGATGAACGGCTCAAGAATCCGCCAGGCAAGGGCCAGAAGGACTATTTTGATGAGCTGCTGGAGCGCATCCGCGACATCCGGTCCTCCGAAAGGCGCTTTTACCAAAAGATCCTCGACATCTACGCGACGAGTGTGGACTACAGCCCGGATGCGGAGGCCTCCGAGCGGTTCTTTGCCACGGTGTAAAACAAGATGCACTGGGCCACGCACGGGCACACTGCGGCGGAGGTGATCGCCGAGCGTGCAGATGCCTCGAAGCCCTTCATGGGCCTGCAAACCACCCGACCGGGCGGCATCGTACGCAAGGACGATGTGGGCATCGCCAAGAACTACCTCACGGAAAGCGAATTGCAGGTGCTGAACCGCATCGTGAACCTCTACATCGAGTATGCGGAACTCCAGGCGCTGGAGCGCAAACCGATGACGATGCGCGACTGGATCGCCAAGCTGGACGAGTTTCTAAAAGCAAGCGGTCGCCCGCTGCTGGAACACGCGGGAGAGGTCTCCGCCGAAGATGCCCGGCAGAAGGCTGAGCGGGAGTATGAGCACTATCGAAAGCTGCTCGATGCCCAGCCGCAACAAATCGACGTTGACTTTGAAAAAGCGGCAAAGGAACTGAAAAAGCTGCCGAGACCCCGGAAGCCACGAGAGCCGAGGCGTGGGCCGGAGCAGGAGCGCTGAAGAGATCCGTTAAGAGCCTCTGGCCTCGAATACGCATTCAAGGGCAGGCTGCCGAAGCAAACCCCTCTCCGTCTCACCGCTCCAATACAAAGCCAGGCGAGCCGA
The DNA window shown above is from Prosthecobacter debontii and carries:
- a CDS encoding DUF2971 domain-containing protein, which encodes MISVEVEYALRTKANLIAAAAYTLQSKLPGEFKGRLPTAKQLADLVRVERRVGNEKTVTQAEPVTLICDPSMLFFKYQKPGLLEFNMLRKGEIFFASPSELNDPNECRPRYILKGSEDLWQRLAKFILQNVVFHSEQFSSRGQEALSKLLSVSDQIGTQLKLAVSNRDLGLEELAELFINILAPLVPIEKTFDSVHLARLAKEFINSKLPIIAAEDRYISSFSLSATNPTMWGHYAGAEKGFVIIYQTEDNTIHVRSPIRVLDGCRPLNESGDHMEIGTYDNDCLQLHRIRYGVRPPTVNLFHRMIHRFSYSEQEDHFDVPAIIMGDAAPKEEELIGLVKYSGWRYEQELRAFFPFHGTALPDIRVLSAAKSVKGLIFGPRMSEEDRARSVLCCHIMKKSLGSLADPADDFEPLVFFEARLLVNRFGFDVTPLGVLAEHFSKHGLPFTPVSETNPAVQEVVMKMAKQIADGD